One genomic segment of Plasmodium cynomolgi strain B DNA, chromosome 14, whole genome shotgun sequence includes these proteins:
- a CDS encoding hypothetical protein (putative) — MRSPSFIMPHNLIPSRKYHEIKAQNEEKEKLSKRDVYEYQKVTYNPNVVNPSPAIPNYGAHGGNARKVSCMNSFPCLNGHTRGCNEMNNGTTNGTHNSSIFTHPNVSTYTTGYSATPTNKRFIKKVSKVPCLFNTKPAFMQDSCEKVYSDISGVPIHLDSPMNGSKGYVQLSRHDEMAVYNINEKKKNKDLEVMGKLNHVEPFKKRVTKEKVPEPIIKNKINELIKEKDEQIKELEIEIQNEKRKSEMVRSEGAENDREYSNVENRKLKEKLLDQKIKYEETLKHLKRVEIERRSLKSSLNVRDKVLTKLENEIGSVDNENDYLLRLKENTSLSDVHNLFKILQGRDKEVEEERYHKCAGTNNEKGKRLNKANESNESNERVDPYERSDTYGVNETGEGKHKEDEFSWYKSKSTCEEGLPPLEEDVSKENRSSYKKGKKVSKFSQPSFDNNDMYTLKSTIVELEKEVYELKEENKNVNFKYENTFQALSELRKDTLEYMESIVSRDMRIAYMESMLQKSEKDLSKLKELLKKQQLLYREKVDKCTSEIIILEKQSSHLQSMIQEKDSEIVLLKNEIIRNEMLVKQYEERNKELQNELRLMCNNLENVIDASNKKDLFMVELEKQIRENEVHRQNAYLKEVAKNRKVHANMKFKEMMYDKSAKHQVDELHSLKKELYLNKIQMQKARDAFEVLKKVPKADSLCRSKQDFSQDNDSITVHNFSEDKNDKDGGNTTFEAKVSSESGPAYKAKNSVVKKKKRAPKASSSSSLSASIQENAQESAQGGIQVSVQAIA; from the exons ATGAGGTCCCCTTCGTTTATCATGCCCCACAACCTAATACCCTCCAGGAAGTACCACGAAATTAAAgcccaaaatgaagaaaaggaaaaactgagCAAACGAGATGTATACGAGTACC AGAAGGTTACCTACAATCCGAACGTAGTTAACCCAAGTCCAGCGATTCCCAATTATGGTGCACATGGTGGAAATGCTCGAAAGGTCAGCTGCATGAATTCATTCCCCTGTTTAAACGGACACACAAGGGGGTGCAACGAAATGAACAATGGAACCACAAATGGGACTCATAACAGCAGCATTTTTACGCACCCAAATGTTAGTACCTACACAACTGGGTATAGTGCTACCCCAACAAATAAGCGGTTCATCAAAAAAGTGAGCAAAGTGCCGTGCTTGTTCAATACCAAACCTGCATTCATGCAAGACAGCTGTGAAAAAGTGTACAGTGATATTTCTGGAGTTCCCATCCATCTTGACTCCCCCATGAATGGCAGCAAAGGGTACGTGCAACTAAGTAGACACGATGAAATGGCGGTATACAACATtaatgaaaagaagaagaacaaagaTCTAGAAGTGATGGGAAAATTAAACCACGTGGAACCTTTTAAAAAGAGAGtaacaaaggaaaaagtacCAGAACcgatcataaaaaataaaattaatgaactgataaaagaaaaggatgaacaaataaaggaATTAGAAATTGAGATCCAAAATGAGAaacgaaaaagcgaaatggtCAGATCAGAAGGTGCAGAAAACGACAGGGAATACTCCAATGTAGAAAATAGaaagttaaaagaaaaattgttgGACCAAAAAATCAAATATGAAGAAACGTTGAAACATTTGAAAAGGGTTGAAATCGAGAGAAGGTCCCTAAAATCAAGTTTAAACGTCCGAGATAAAGTCTTGACGAAACTGGAAAATGAAATCGGCTCTGTGGATAACGAAAACGATTACTTGCTTCGCTTGAAGGAAAACACAAGTCTGAGTGATGTACATaaccttttcaaaattttgcaagGCCGAGATAAAGAGGTGGAAGAGGAGAGGTACCACAAGTGTGCAGGGACaaataatgaaaaggggaagagatTGAACAAAGCGAACGAAAGCAATGAAAGCAACGAAAGAGTCGATCCATATGAGAGAAGCGACACGTATGGTGTAAACGAAacaggggaaggaaaacataaGGAGGATGAATTTAGCTGGTACAAAAGCAAAAGCACGTGTGAGGAGGGTCTCCCGCCATTGGAAGAGGATGTGTCAAAAGAGAATAGAAGTTcatacaaaaagggaaaaaaagtgtctAAGTTTTCCCAGCCCAGTTTCGACAACAACGATATGTATACTCTCAAGTCGACAATTGTAGAGTTAGAAAAAGAAGTATACGAactgaaagaagaaaataaaaatgtgaattttAAATACGAAAATACATTTCAAGCTTTAAGCGAATTGAGGAAGGACACCCTGGAGTACATGGAATCAATCGTTTCGCGAGATATGCGCATAGCATATATGGAGAGCATGCtacaaaaaagcgaaaaggatCTATCCAAATTGAAAGAACTCCTAAAAAAACAGCAACTCCTTTACAGAGAAAAGGTAGACAAATGCACATCGGAAATAATCATCTTGGAAAAGCAATCCTCTCACCTTCAATCAATGATACAAGAAAAAGATTCAGAAATTGTTTtgttgaaaaatgaaataatacGAAATGAGATGCTCGTCAAACAGTacgaagaaagaaataaagaattGCAAAACGAACTTCGACTAATGTGCAACAATCTAGAAAACGTAATTGACGCATCGAATAAGAAAGACCTGTTTATGGTTGAActggaaaaacaaatcagAGAAAATGAAGTACACAGACAAAATGCCTACCTGAAGGAAGTGGCCAAAAATAGGAAAGTCCATGCAAATATGAAATTCAAAGAAATGATGTATGATAAATCGGCTAAACATCAGGTGGATGAATTACACAGCTTGAAGAAGGAACTCTACTTGAACAAAATACAAATGCAGAAAGCCAGAGATGCATTTGAGGTCCTTAAGAAGGTACCCAAGGCAGACTCTCTATGTAGAAGCAAGCAAGACTTCAGCCAAGATAATGACTCCATCACTGTTCACAATTTTTCTGaggataaaaatgataaggaCGGGGGAAATACCACCTTCGAGGCCAAGGTGTCCTCCGAGTCGGGGCCAGCGTACAAGGCGAAGAACTCTGTGgttaagaagaagaagcgggCTCCCAAGGCGAGTTCATCATCGAGTTTATCCGCGAGCATCCAGGAAAACGCGCAGGAAAGTGCCCAAGGGGGCATTCAAGTAAGCGTTCAAGCAATAGCATAA